Proteins found in one Streptococcus iniae genomic segment:
- a CDS encoding ABC transporter ATP-binding protein → MTKGKMCLSLENVSFSYDDLCVLENINVEFQQGQITTILGANGCGKSTLLALLSRQLSPQKGQIFLQETALKQIHFKKFAKQVAVVYQKHQFIDDMIVYDMVALGRLPHQGFFQRDKSLDHETIAWALKLTDLEDLAYRELQELSGGERQRVFIAMALAQKTPVLLLDEPTTYLDIKYQIDVLRLIQKINQELGITIIMVLHDINHALAVSDKIVGLKDGKLYAQGTVDQVVDEAFIEAVFGLSLPMITVDGKPYVVHSLRAK, encoded by the coding sequence ATGACCAAGGGAAAAATGTGTTTGTCACTTGAAAATGTTAGTTTCTCTTATGATGACCTTTGTGTTTTAGAGAACATTAATGTAGAGTTTCAACAGGGACAAATCACAACAATATTGGGAGCAAATGGGTGTGGCAAGTCTACTTTGCTAGCCTTATTAAGTAGGCAGTTGTCACCTCAAAAAGGGCAGATTTTTTTACAAGAAACAGCCTTAAAGCAAATCCATTTTAAAAAGTTTGCTAAGCAAGTTGCAGTGGTTTATCAAAAGCATCAGTTCATTGATGATATGATTGTTTATGATATGGTAGCATTAGGACGTTTACCCCATCAAGGTTTTTTTCAAAGAGACAAGTCTTTGGACCATGAAACGATAGCTTGGGCTTTAAAGCTCACAGATTTAGAAGATTTGGCCTATCGTGAATTACAAGAGCTTTCTGGGGGTGAGAGGCAAAGGGTTTTTATTGCCATGGCTTTGGCTCAAAAAACACCTGTTTTGCTTTTAGACGAGCCGACGACTTATCTTGATATTAAATATCAGATTGATGTCCTAAGATTAATTCAAAAAATTAATCAGGAGCTAGGAATAACCATCATCATGGTCTTACATGATATTAACCATGCTTTGGCGGTTTCAGATAAGATTGTTGGTCTAAAAGATGGCAAACTGTATGCACAAGGCACTGTTGACCAAGTGGTTGATGAGGCTTTTATAGAAGCGGTTTTTGGTCTTTCTTTGCCAATGATAACTGTTGATGGGAAACCTTATGTGGTACACTCTTTAAGAGCAAAATGA
- a CDS encoding FecCD family ABC transporter permease, with product MRISHLCFDQQKLRLKKKKRLLAFLVLGLCLFALCLHAISVGGLSLSYQTLFKGLFVSYNPKVALIYDLRFPRIVITLLAGAAISVSGLLFQSVLKNALADPAIIGVCSGANVMVLLSGTVLPQLLLYGQILSFFGGCLSFLLIYLLSWKQGLHPVRLILTGIAINALFIGLANALAGLAGGANTPYINALISGNISQKTWSDVGLLMPYTLVGLALAFLLSRCCDLLLIDDKIIKNLGIDGQFLRLMVSLVAVLLASVATSIVGLVSFLGLIVPHIGRLLVGNKHCFLIPFSAIFGAFLFLLADTLGRSLFYPLEINPSVVMNILGGPYFIYLLRKAKLI from the coding sequence ATGAGGATTTCACACCTTTGTTTTGATCAGCAAAAGCTTAGACTCAAAAAAAAGAAACGGTTACTGGCATTTTTAGTTCTGGGGCTTTGTCTTTTTGCTCTTTGCTTGCATGCTATTTCAGTTGGTGGGCTTTCTCTGTCCTATCAAACCCTTTTTAAGGGGCTTTTTGTCTCCTATAATCCTAAGGTTGCGTTGATTTATGATTTGAGATTTCCAAGAATTGTTATCACACTTTTAGCTGGTGCAGCAATTTCTGTTTCGGGTTTGTTATTTCAATCTGTTTTGAAAAATGCTCTTGCTGATCCTGCTATTATTGGGGTTTGTAGCGGTGCTAATGTGATGGTGCTTTTGTCTGGAACAGTCTTGCCGCAACTCCTTTTGTATGGGCAAATCCTCTCATTTTTTGGAGGATGCTTGTCATTTTTGCTGATTTACTTGCTGTCTTGGAAACAGGGGTTGCATCCTGTTCGTCTTATTTTGACAGGCATTGCCATTAATGCCCTTTTTATCGGCTTAGCTAATGCTCTTGCTGGTTTAGCTGGCGGGGCTAACACACCCTATATTAACGCCTTAATCTCAGGAAATATTAGCCAAAAAACATGGTCAGACGTTGGTTTGCTCATGCCCTATACCCTTGTAGGTCTGGCTTTAGCCTTCCTTTTATCCAGGTGTTGCGATCTTCTTTTGATTGATGATAAGATTATCAAAAATTTAGGTATTGACGGGCAGTTTCTTCGTCTGATGGTTTCTTTGGTAGCTGTTTTATTAGCGTCTGTAGCAACGTCAATTGTCGGCTTGGTTTCCTTTTTAGGTTTGATTGTGCCACATATTGGGCGACTTTTAGTTGGGAACAAACACTGTTTTTTAATCCCTTTTTCAGCGATTTTTGGTGCTTTTTTGTTCCTGTTAGCAGATACCTTGGGAAGAAGTCTTTTTTACCCACTGGAAATTAATCCTTCAGTAGTGATGAACATTTTAGGTGGCCCTTATTTTATCTATTTATTACGAAAGGCAAAGCTGATATGA
- the isdE gene encoding heme ABC transporter substrate-binding protein IsdE — protein sequence MKQIYKLCLLFLSLCSLAACVNQHPKEEQSKKKDRIVATSVAVAEICSHLNLDLVGVSDSKLYQLPERYDDVKRVGLPMNPDIEVIASLKPTWILSPNSLQNDLEPKYQKLKSEYGFLDLRSVEGMYQSIDDLGRLFHKENEARALQKDYHQFFKHFQAKNKHTQKPKVLVLMGLPGSYLVATDQSYVGNLVHLAGGDNCYHSEDKEFMTLNPEDMLQHKPDIILRTAHALPDQVKDMFAKEFHDNDIWKHFEAVQTNNVYDLDNQLFGMSAKLNYKEALEQLDKLLFADEKGV from the coding sequence ATGAAACAAATATATAAATTATGTCTTCTCTTCTTGTCACTTTGTAGTTTGGCAGCATGTGTTAATCAACACCCAAAAGAAGAGCAAAGCAAGAAGAAAGACCGAATTGTAGCAACTTCAGTTGCAGTGGCAGAAATTTGCTCTCACTTAAATTTGGATTTAGTTGGGGTTAGTGACAGTAAGCTTTATCAATTGCCTGAACGTTACGATGACGTTAAAAGAGTAGGTCTTCCGATGAATCCTGATATTGAAGTGATTGCCTCTTTGAAACCCACTTGGATTTTGAGTCCTAATTCTTTACAAAATGATTTAGAGCCGAAGTATCAAAAGTTAAAATCGGAGTATGGCTTTTTGGATTTGAGAAGTGTTGAAGGGATGTACCAATCGATTGATGATTTAGGACGTTTATTCCACAAAGAAAATGAAGCTAGGGCTTTACAAAAAGATTACCATCAGTTTTTCAAACATTTTCAGGCTAAAAATAAGCACACTCAAAAACCCAAAGTTCTTGTTTTGATGGGGCTACCCGGAAGTTACTTGGTTGCCACAGATCAGTCTTATGTTGGGAATCTAGTTCATTTAGCTGGAGGTGATAATTGTTACCATTCTGAGGATAAGGAATTTATGACACTTAATCCTGAGGACATGCTTCAACATAAGCCAGACATCATTTTAAGAACAGCACATGCCCTTCCTGATCAGGTTAAAGACATGTTTGCAAAAGAATTTCATGATAATGACATTTGGAAACATTTTGAAGCAGTTCAAACTAACAACGTTTATGATTTGGATAACCAACTTTTTGGTATGAGTGCAAAATTGAATTATAAGGAAGCTTTGGAACAACTTGACAAGCTCTTATTTGCAGATGAGAAAGGAGTTTAG
- a CDS encoding heme-binding Shp domain-containing protein, whose protein sequence is MIRKKYQKITWTMLILISLLSMVSTGVYANQTKSYSCTIERYYRHPISGQIEDSGGEKSFDIGQGMVEGTVYNSGLIEEASSGQLFLTVTMSLADFSGNYQFWVQEGGVGPFQAVDYQVTGTGSDTNGSTKTILIPLSSSQSIVKASMFVEPMGRQVFFYLKPSGFQEIDSGANQGTFENSKQDEKALETSPLAKNESQKDKSDKVTENSGTTSKSEKPKTKTANKTADANESKGQSILKTSSKKGLQTSLDHKKERSVRKKSSVPVFVYYLPTLLVVAIALGLIIKKKRKCNETNI, encoded by the coding sequence GTGATAAGAAAGAAATATCAAAAAATCACGTGGACTATGCTTATCTTGATAAGCTTGTTAAGCATGGTTTCAACTGGTGTCTATGCCAATCAAACCAAAAGCTATAGTTGCACGATTGAAAGGTATTACAGACATCCTATTTCGGGGCAAATTGAAGATAGTGGTGGTGAAAAATCCTTTGACATTGGTCAAGGGATGGTTGAAGGGACCGTCTATAACAGTGGTCTTATTGAGGAAGCTTCCTCTGGACAGCTTTTTCTAACAGTCACAATGAGCTTGGCGGACTTTTCTGGGAATTATCAGTTTTGGGTTCAAGAAGGAGGAGTAGGGCCTTTTCAAGCGGTAGACTATCAAGTTACTGGAACAGGGTCAGACACAAATGGTTCAACCAAGACTATTCTCATCCCTCTTTCTAGTAGCCAGTCTATTGTTAAAGCTAGTATGTTTGTGGAACCAATGGGGAGACAGGTCTTTTTCTATCTTAAACCAAGTGGTTTTCAGGAAATAGATTCAGGAGCTAATCAAGGAACTTTTGAGAATTCTAAGCAAGATGAAAAGGCACTTGAAACAAGTCCACTAGCCAAAAATGAAAGCCAGAAGGATAAGTCCGATAAGGTGACAGAGAATTCGGGGACTACTAGCAAGTCTGAAAAACCAAAGACGAAGACAGCTAATAAAACTGCTGATGCAAATGAAAGCAAAGGCCAGTCAATCCTAAAAACGTCTTCTAAAAAAGGGTTGCAGACTTCTTTAGACCATAAAAAAGAGAGAAGTGTAAGGAAAAAATCCTCTGTGCCTGTTTTTGTTTACTATCTTCCCACCCTCTTAGTAGTAGCTATTGCTTTAGGTTTAATCATCAAAAAGAAAAGAAAATGCAATGAAACAAATATATAA
- a CDS encoding NEAT domain-containing protein has translation MKKINKYALLTLSVLALTQAPLSVKSDVSLKVSDLVSSLKVDGDILLLEDIGPYADKQIGKEYYKTIDKLVIDNKVYDHKMDGAYTFDINYKGIKIKSNDISNGEHKLLISNPVAGDILVTFKKSGKEVTFISAQQVTSEKSSSQDLPAKSSQLNQDDNQVSDWSLSENAVLIKVSKLEKEDGALLFQEFDRYSSDESVKEFVHKISGLKLNQVDYKEAEYGSKLKGMDAWLSDLKGLHIGTKAFEEGDNTLLISSQGFEPLEIVIRKSGDDYSILSSRQKNSHLVKGIKSKELDFTTLEALIAKVQAVVEKSGDKGLADKLQVIKDSYQNIDSVDLLRKTEALLRDLLTPDKSEKVSIDTLKEGTYTLTFKANKEHTDESSMLQGAFDKKAKLVVKKDGSKEISLLNTALGAFLIDFSVETNGEFPTAVRKQVGKRDINGAYVRSEFTFSIDQLDKLHKGAVLVSAMGGQESDKHHYDKYTKLDMTFDQMVSKGFEGYQVEIDDKEKGVGSERLERALIRLGKDLNHDGKMSPDELAKMTGELRLDHYDLTDISLLKHATHITELYLVGNQISEISKDTFSQMTELKVLELQNNQLTQLDKSVFAHNKQLKKIQLASNYIATIEPEMFKNLSHLEELDLSKNRLSSIDDKAFVGLRQLKSLALPENQLEMISEQALADLENLTFIDLSENKLNQLPKSFNRLKRLTQIVADHNHLTSLDDLDFEQFSQLTTLNLSSNELTRLKTSGFKANKNLANLDLFNNLLTELKAEDFDGFNKLNLDIRMNCLHQIPENVKKLLGSNKWQPQKNLASLSIAQSGHKIDYKQTVSLLDLYYWEQKTISSTVDEITSLDQYQKVLKTDSTDIKELLNQLDTDWNILIQLQKKNSNGHYVTIDEKALSEDPDDQMTGTFDVSDKGTYRLRKVLMVKKMAKKREHFTLVSNDITINEDKVRSYQSTKNQNLDIKSLKDGVYYLKAEMLKNDLVSESMANKAINPQVKLIVENGNYFLEVAFKGMKVGHMMGYLGQLYYFTDGYQRDRSGKPTGHKELAEVISYFKDATGNPLADTYGKDYPQLLKIKLLDQAKIDGLVPLQVFVPVMDSISKGAGHQTVFMKLDLRSLTSEESDLSEQTSDTAKEFHNQASNQAFERQFSPFGGFGNGIGAFLAKKANGQAPASKDKEEKKGNTDKLKELLSDHQSSKSKIKSTSEEEKAPSQSSHKLSTVKKSRPSYHKVIGVSTFVVALLGAFLARKKLF, from the coding sequence ATGAAAAAAATCAACAAATATGCCTTGCTGACTTTGTCAGTATTGGCACTCACTCAAGCACCTCTTTCTGTCAAGTCTGATGTTTCTCTTAAAGTTTCTGACTTGGTGAGCTCACTGAAAGTGGATGGTGATATCCTCCTTTTAGAAGATATCGGTCCTTATGCGGATAAGCAGATAGGTAAAGAATATTATAAGACTATTGATAAGCTTGTGATTGACAATAAAGTATATGACCACAAGATGGATGGTGCTTATACCTTTGACATTAATTACAAAGGGATTAAGATTAAATCTAATGATATTTCTAATGGAGAGCATAAGCTTTTGATTTCTAATCCAGTAGCTGGTGATATTTTAGTCACCTTTAAAAAATCTGGTAAAGAAGTCACGTTTATATCAGCTCAACAAGTTACTTCTGAAAAGAGCTCTTCGCAAGACCTTCCAGCTAAGTCTAGTCAGTTAAATCAGGATGATAACCAAGTTAGTGATTGGTCCTTGTCTGAAAATGCTGTCCTCATTAAAGTAAGTAAACTTGAAAAAGAAGATGGTGCTTTACTTTTTCAAGAATTTGACCGTTACTCTAGTGATGAAAGTGTAAAGGAATTTGTTCATAAGATTAGTGGTCTTAAGCTTAATCAAGTGGATTACAAGGAAGCAGAATATGGCAGTAAGCTTAAAGGTATGGACGCTTGGTTGTCAGATTTGAAAGGTCTTCACATTGGAACTAAGGCTTTTGAAGAAGGGGACAATACGCTTCTTATTTCGTCACAAGGTTTTGAACCACTTGAAATCGTGATTCGTAAATCAGGTGATGATTATAGCATTCTATCATCTCGTCAAAAAAATTCCCACTTAGTTAAGGGAATAAAATCTAAGGAGTTGGATTTTACAACTTTGGAAGCACTGATTGCAAAAGTGCAAGCTGTTGTTGAAAAGTCTGGGGATAAAGGGTTAGCTGATAAACTACAGGTTATTAAGGATTCTTATCAAAATATTGATAGTGTAGACTTGTTAAGAAAGACAGAAGCACTATTGAGAGATTTGTTGACGCCTGACAAGTCTGAGAAAGTCTCAATAGATACCTTAAAAGAAGGCACCTATACCCTTACCTTTAAAGCTAACAAAGAACATACAGACGAATCATCAATGCTGCAAGGAGCTTTTGATAAGAAGGCTAAATTAGTGGTTAAAAAAGATGGTTCTAAAGAAATAAGCCTGTTAAATACAGCCTTAGGTGCCTTTCTCATTGACTTTTCTGTTGAAACAAATGGAGAATTTCCAACAGCAGTCCGAAAACAAGTTGGTAAAAGAGATATTAATGGTGCCTATGTTAGAAGTGAGTTTACGTTCTCCATTGACCAGTTAGATAAATTGCATAAAGGGGCTGTTTTGGTTTCTGCTATGGGTGGTCAAGAAAGTGATAAACACCATTATGATAAATACACCAAACTTGATATGACCTTTGATCAAATGGTCAGCAAAGGTTTTGAAGGCTATCAGGTTGAGATTGATGACAAGGAAAAAGGCGTTGGCTCTGAACGTCTTGAAAGAGCCTTGATTCGTTTGGGGAAAGATTTAAACCATGATGGGAAAATGTCACCAGATGAATTAGCTAAAATGACTGGTGAACTTCGTTTAGATCATTATGACTTAACCGACATTTCCCTTCTTAAACACGCCACACATATCACAGAATTGTATCTAGTTGGTAACCAAATTAGTGAGATTTCAAAAGATACTTTTAGCCAAATGACAGAATTAAAAGTATTGGAATTGCAGAACAATCAGTTAACGCAGTTAGATAAGTCTGTTTTTGCTCATAACAAGCAATTAAAGAAAATTCAACTGGCAAGTAATTATATAGCCACGATAGAGCCGGAAATGTTTAAAAATCTTAGTCATTTGGAAGAATTAGATCTTTCTAAAAACCGACTCAGTAGCATTGATGACAAAGCATTTGTAGGTTTGAGACAATTGAAATCATTAGCACTTCCTGAAAATCAATTGGAGATGATTTCAGAGCAAGCCTTGGCTGATTTGGAAAACTTGACCTTTATTGACTTGTCAGAAAATAAGTTGAACCAATTACCGAAATCCTTTAATCGCTTAAAAAGGTTAACCCAAATTGTTGCTGACCATAATCATTTGACCTCACTGGATGACCTTGATTTTGAGCAATTTTCACAATTGACAACTTTAAACCTATCGTCAAATGAATTGACACGCTTGAAAACTTCAGGATTTAAGGCCAATAAAAATTTGGCTAACTTAGACTTATTTAATAACCTCTTGACGGAGCTTAAGGCTGAGGATTTTGACGGGTTTAACAAACTGAACTTAGATATTCGAATGAACTGTTTGCATCAGATACCAGAAAATGTCAAAAAACTTCTAGGTTCAAACAAATGGCAACCTCAAAAGAATCTTGCTAGCTTGTCAATTGCTCAAAGTGGTCATAAAATTGATTACAAACAAACGGTGAGTTTGCTTGATCTTTACTATTGGGAGCAAAAGACTATTTCTAGCACGGTTGATGAAATTACAAGCCTTGATCAATACCAAAAGGTATTAAAAACGGATTCTACAGATATCAAAGAGTTGCTGAATCAGCTTGATACGGATTGGAATATCCTGATTCAGTTACAAAAGAAAAACTCAAATGGGCACTATGTAACCATTGATGAAAAAGCACTTAGTGAAGATCCAGATGACCAGATGACAGGGACTTTTGATGTTTCAGATAAAGGAACTTATCGTCTGCGTAAGGTGTTGATGGTTAAAAAAATGGCTAAGAAACGCGAGCATTTTACTCTGGTCTCAAATGACATTACCATTAACGAAGACAAGGTGAGAAGTTATCAGTCTACTAAAAATCAGAACTTGGACATCAAATCACTTAAGGATGGTGTTTACTATCTAAAAGCTGAAATGCTTAAAAACGATTTAGTTTCTGAATCAATGGCAAATAAAGCTATTAATCCTCAGGTCAAGTTAATTGTTGAAAATGGGAATTATTTCTTAGAGGTCGCTTTCAAAGGCATGAAAGTTGGCCATATGATGGGCTATTTAGGTCAATTGTATTATTTCACAGATGGCTATCAAAGGGACCGTTCAGGTAAGCCTACAGGTCATAAGGAACTAGCAGAAGTTATATCTTATTTCAAAGATGCCACAGGAAATCCTTTAGCAGACACTTATGGTAAGGATTATCCCCAACTCTTAAAAATCAAGCTATTAGACCAAGCTAAAATAGATGGATTGGTGCCATTACAAGTCTTTGTGCCTGTTATGGATTCAATCTCAAAAGGAGCAGGGCACCAAACAGTCTTTATGAAATTGGATTTGCGAAGTTTAACAAGTGAAGAATCTGACCTTTCTGAACAGACAAGTGATACTGCTAAAGAATTCCACAATCAAGCTTCAAATCAGGCGTTTGAGAGGCAATTTTCTCCTTTTGGTGGCTTTGGTAATGGAATAGGAGCATTTCTTGCTAAAAAAGCAAATGGACAGGCTCCTGCTTCAAAAGATAAAGAAGAAAAGAAAGGGAATACTGATAAGTTGAAGGAATTGCTTTCAGACCACCAGTCTTCCAAATCTAAAATCAAGTCAACTTCAGAAGAGGAAAAAGCACCAAGTCAGAGTTCACACAAATTGTCAACAGTCAAAAAAAGTCGTCCTTCTTATCACAAGGTTATTGGGGTTTCAACCTTTGTGGTAGCTCTTTTAGGAGCTTTCCTAGCTAGGAAAAAATTATTTTAA
- the alr gene encoding alanine racemase, with amino-acid sequence MISSLHRPTLATVHLEAIRGNLKAVQTHIPQGTKTYAVVKANAYGHGAVAVAKAIEQRVDAYCVSNLDEAIELREAGIAKEILILGIILADQLALAISYNLVVTAASLEWLDCLRDQAVDVRGLHVHVKVDSGMGRIGVRTLTEANQLIAGLKELGASVDGIFTHFATADEAKTDKFNQQLAFFTDLVDALNDKPALVHASNSATSLWHSDSIFNAVRLGIVIYGLNPSGRDLALPYPLTAALSLESALVHVKCIEAGATVGYGATYEALETQFVGTIPIGYADGWTRDMQNFKVLIDGQFCPVIGRVSMDQLTVRLPKTYPIGTKVTLIGRNGKHEITATEVAEKRGTINYEVTCLLSDRVPRLYRD; translated from the coding sequence ATGATTTCAAGTTTGCATAGACCAACTCTAGCGACAGTTCATTTAGAGGCAATTAGAGGTAATTTAAAGGCTGTTCAAACACATATTCCTCAGGGGACAAAAACCTATGCAGTTGTTAAGGCAAATGCTTATGGTCACGGGGCTGTAGCTGTTGCTAAAGCTATTGAGCAGCGAGTGGATGCTTACTGTGTTTCCAATCTTGATGAGGCAATTGAGTTGCGTGAGGCTGGCATTGCTAAAGAAATCTTGATTTTAGGTATTATTTTAGCTGATCAGCTTGCTTTAGCAATTAGCTATAACCTTGTCGTGACAGCAGCTAGTTTAGAGTGGCTAGATTGTCTTAGAGATCAGGCGGTTGATGTTAGGGGGCTACATGTTCATGTTAAGGTTGATTCTGGTATGGGGCGCATTGGTGTGCGTACCCTGACAGAAGCTAATCAATTAATTGCTGGTTTGAAGGAGCTTGGTGCGTCAGTGGATGGTATCTTTACTCATTTTGCCACTGCTGATGAAGCAAAGACTGATAAATTCAATCAACAGTTGGCTTTCTTTACAGATTTGGTTGATGCTTTGAATGACAAACCAGCTTTGGTTCATGCTAGCAATTCCGCAACTAGTCTTTGGCATAGCGACAGCATTTTCAACGCTGTTCGTTTAGGAATTGTGATCTATGGTCTCAACCCGAGTGGACGTGATTTGGCTCTGCCTTATCCTTTGACCGCGGCTCTTTCTTTGGAGTCGGCTTTGGTTCATGTTAAGTGCATTGAGGCAGGGGCTACGGTTGGTTATGGAGCTACTTATGAAGCTTTGGAGACACAATTTGTTGGTACTATTCCCATTGGCTATGCTGATGGATGGACAAGGGATATGCAAAACTTTAAGGTGTTGATTGATGGGCAATTTTGTCCAGTTATTGGCCGTGTGTCGATGGATCAATTGACCGTTAGACTGCCTAAAACTTATCCAATTGGTACGAAGGTAACCCTAATTGGCAGAAATGGGAAGCATGAGATTACAGCTACTGAGGTTGCTGAAAAACGTGGGACCATTAATTATGAGGTAACCTGTTTATTGAGTGATCGTGTTCCAAGGCTTTATCGGGATTAA
- the acpS gene encoding holo-ACP synthase, producing the protein MIFGHGIDIQEISAVEQAYDRHHRFAEKVLTPSERSVFDNLRGKRQITYLAGRWSAKEAFSKAMGTGIGKLSFHDVEVLNDEVGRPYISQSPFLGKAFVSISHSGNFVQASVILEEM; encoded by the coding sequence ATGATATTTGGACATGGTATAGATATTCAAGAAATTTCTGCAGTTGAGCAGGCTTATGACCGTCATCATCGCTTTGCTGAAAAAGTGTTAACCCCAAGTGAAAGAAGTGTTTTTGACAATTTAAGAGGAAAACGACAGATCACGTATTTGGCAGGACGTTGGTCTGCTAAGGAAGCTTTTTCTAAAGCCATGGGGACAGGAATCGGGAAATTAAGTTTTCATGATGTTGAAGTTTTAAATGATGAGGTTGGTAGACCTTATATTAGCCAATCTCCCTTTTTAGGCAAGGCCTTTGTTAGTATTTCACATAGCGGTAATTTTGTTCAAGCAAGTGTGATTTTGGAGGAAATGTAA